A region of the Prinia subflava isolate CZ2003 ecotype Zambia chromosome 17, Cam_Psub_1.2, whole genome shotgun sequence genome:
ACTTCAGCTCTCAAACTGTCTGCAAATGCCCTGACTTGCAAGACATGTCCAACCCTACAGAACAGCCCAGACTAGAGATCCCAAAACCAGCAGAGACCTACAACTGCAAATCCAAAAAGCAGTTACCAGGCTAGGTAAGGTACACTAACACTGCAGGTAATCTCAGCAGTGCTAGGCTCATACAGCCAGCCTGCATCCAGATACCCATGGCCAGGCAACCTGATCTTTACAAAGCGtgcacacagcaaagcagaTGCACTGCAGATTTCCCGTTTCTCCCTCACCCCTCTTTATGAAATGCTCCCACAGAGATTTCCCATTTCTCCCTCACCCCTCTTTATGGAATGCTCCCAAAGCCACTCACGTGGTACTGGTAGAGCTGGCGCATGAGCGGGCAGGAGATGAAGTGGTGGCGGTGCATGGCCATGACCAGGGCGCCGCTGTGCGCTGAGTTGAGCAGCGCAGCCAGGGCCTGCAGCAGCCGCGCCGTGATCCCGCTGGCCGTGACCCCGCTGGACGTGGCACCACTGGATGTGACACTGCTGGATGTGACACCGCTGGATGTGGCACCACTGGCTGTGACCCCACTGGCCGTGGCCCCGCTGGCCGTGGCCCCGCTGGCCGCGGCCCCTTGGCGGATGtgagccagctcctgccccagcgcctgctgcagtgccagggccaGCGGCCGCAGGCTGGAGTTCTGCCACCGCGGGTCTGGGGTCagtgggaagagctggagggATACAGAAGGGAATACATTTATGACAGACAATGAAAGGATTGCTGTACCATGAACAcccagaggcagaggagcaaTTTAGCTTGTGCAGTTATACTGACCGTAGGCTAACGGGAACCTTCTGATACAGCTTTTTCTATATTCTAGTGCCTGGCACATGAACATAAGCAGCATCTCTGCAACCCCAACATGAGTATCAGCACTGACACTGCAGGGGAATCTACTACCCAAACACCAACAACTGACTTGGCCAATTAATTCCCTGTAGGCTCCTTCTGCAGTCAATGGAGAGAGGGAAGCTCTGTAAGCAGACAAGCCAGAGTACAAATGCTGTTTgcacacagctttgctgccaggGCCCTGTGAGCATTTCACAAATCCTACATCCACTGCTGAGAGGAAAGGCACTATGCACAGAACAAACAAGGTGCAGAGACAGCAACATGCTAGTAGGTACTGACAGTACTAGGCTTGATCAAAAGCCACTTCACGTTCCAACTACAAGAGAAAATTCCTGCCAGTATCAACTCCACTAGGCTGTAATGGCACAGCCTCATTGCATCAGGGCTTTCATATTTATTGTCTGCAAACACTGCAGGATAAGGAGCCACAAGATGCAAGTATAAGAGAAATGGATTTTGtaaagctgctgcagggaagcagctACTCAGCTGGAGGTTATAACAGTACCTGCAGAAAGATGCCTGCCAGATCATCTTCTGGGCCCAGAACACGGACCTGGCTCAAGGCCCGGATCCGACTCTGATTTTGAGAATTTTCAGGACTAGATTTTGACCTTGCAGTCTCAGCGCTGTCTGTAAGAGGaatgagaggaaggaaaggaaaaggctgtTATGGTAGATAGCATCTGGAGCCCCAACACCAGATCACCTTCAGCTTTACAGTCCCTAACTACTGAGGAAttcagcagcttttctcttaATTCCAAGCAAGACCTACTTTTCCATATGACTCAGAAAAACTTTCTGTAATAAACTCCAAAAATATTGGAATTTCTCTCTTTGCCAGAAGCAAAAAGCTCTAGCAAGAACTGGTGTCTAACTGTAGCTTGCTGCTTTATTGCAACACGACTGCTTTTTAAGACATCTCTGCCTGTTTCTCTCAGCAGCAACAAAGGAGGGAAGTTCAGAAGATGACTTGGATATTTAGACTATCCTGGGCAGTACCTCGGCGGGCTGGTAAGGAGGCAGTAAGCAGGGAGTGGAAAGTCTGGCCTCCTGTTGCTCCCCTCTCATGTTGAACCTCCACAAGATGAGCCATGTagtctgaaaaataaaggaggaaataaGAGCACATCATCATCTTACCCTTTTCAGTAAAGCAGGACAGAATTGGTTGTTTGTACAGCTCCCACAGACAAGAGAATCTGCTGTTCCCACAGACTTTGTAAACATGATGCCTTgaaaactttgtttcttttacaaATTACCTTCCAAAGTactttttgacttttttttccaatccaAAAAAATCCTCCTCTATTTTGGGAAATACAGCCAAGGGCCACCCAGGTGCCTACAGTGACAATGAGCTGCCAAAGCAGCCTCTGCATGAAGTTTGCTGAACTAGCTTGGATTTTTCCAAGGAAGTCACAGGAGATACTCATGGAAACTGCTCAAGAAAAAGTTAAATGCCTAGTCAGCCTCATCTGTAGCTCTTACTCTTGTCCATGATGTTCTGCTCCAGCGTCTGTGGGTCATGAGATACTGCCTGATCCAGGTACTGCAGAAGTTTGCTCATGCTGGAAACTGGGATTCCAAAGGACTGAACaaagagaagcagctgctgtggctccaggtcctgcagggctgAAATACACAAACACTGCATCCTCAGACTTCTGAACTGCCCATGGAGGGTCATCTTTATTACTTGATTTTTATGCTTTTGGCTGGACTAACAGTGACACATTAATGACAGGGCTGCAGAGAGCCTAAAGCCAGAAGTCTGACAGCTGCCtactatattttctttcctctgcaaaTCATTGCTGCCTTATTGCATCTTCCAGTTAATTCACTCACTGGCTAATCTGATcttctgtttaattttattaGAACCTCAGTAATGCAATCATTcgtattaaaaaataacttccaCCCTATCTCTTGATGGCTGCAGGCAGAAATTATTGAATAATTCAATCACTGGCTATAGACAGCTGTCATTTAATTAGTAAAATGGGATGAAAGCTCTGAATACCAAGAAGAAAGAGAGCACTGATGAGTGGTATGAGGACCAGAGTAACCAGAGGTTTAGCTTACATCCTTTAGGCACAGCTTTCCACAGTGCTGTGCCTGTTGTCTGGAGATTGCATCTGAATTGTTGTAAAAGAGGTGGGACCTCAATTCAGAGTCTCCCATTCctttaaaatacacagaaagagGAACACCCATTCAGACTTACTCCCCTATTGTAAAAGTAACAGTGACAGATGGCTCCATCCAGAGGCATCCAAGCAGGATGGCTGGGCACACTTGAGCAGGGAAGactctccctttcccttcagCAGGGTTTGAAACACCAACAGACATGCCCCAGGCTCACCTGCATCCACGAGGCGCGGGACCTCGGAGCGGATCATCCGCAGCTTCAGCCAGtcgggcagcagcagagcctcctCGGAGGTGTCAACCAGAAAAGCTGTAGGAAGGGGCTTCTTCTCCGGGAACCATATATCCAGTAAGGTGTAAAAATCACCATCCCCTGCTTAAGAGTggataaaaaattatttgccatGTTCACAAGCACCTAGAACGCCCTGCCCTTTATCAATACACCAGAACACACCattgttttattatttccaGCTATCTgcagtaaacaaacaaacaaaaaaaaccagcctGCAAATCCTTCACTCTCTGCAGCAATATTCTGATAAATCTTACAGCTACAAACAAGTACTGCAAGGGTCAAGCTTGTGAGTAGAAGGATTAACACCAGCCTGACCTGTTAGGAGACAGCAGATAGAGAAAAGCAAACCTGTATTGACTGTTACCTCCTAAAAAATGTGAGCATATTTCACCAACCTTGAGGTGGCCCCAGTGTCAGGAGAATAACCATGGCATGGACCACAAGGATGTGCATGGTGGCTGTTTCACCACTAGTCCAACGAAGGAACACCTGATCCTGGGACTCTGActggagaaaggcaggaaaagacaGGATGAGCAAAGgtggggagagaaaggagaacaTGAGAACGGACAAATTTAGTCAGACCATAGTTCCCAGTATCTCCAACAGTGGCCACAAAAGATACTTGGGGAAAAgttaaaaaggctttttacaaACACATAGGCTTTGCTCTGATACCATGTCACGATTTGATTATTTTCAGTTCAGGGAATTCTTGAGCTGGACTTGGTTTATTCAAACTAAGTAACCCATAAAGGGCTTCTGTTTTGTAACCTGCCCAGTCTGTGTGACCTGCTGGGGCAAGGCAGGAGGCACTCACCCAGCTGTACACCTCCTCGCCCTCCTTGCTCTGCCGCATGCGCTTGATGTAGCGGGAGAAGATGGAGAGCAGAGCCACGAGCACTGCATCTGACTCAGCACTGTAGGAGAGCTTGGAGAACAGGTGGGACATGATGGTGGAGCGCTCCACGATCAGTCGGGCGACATcctgcaggggaaaaaacatcCAGGAGGTCTTTACAAGTTTCACTGCATCACGTTCTCCAGTTCCCATCATCAGCCCAGTACACACCACTCTGGAGATCAGCTTGTGGGGTCAAGAGCAGAACTGACACAGGAGGGAAAAGGCCAGGGCTTTGCATGCATCTTACAGCACCCCAGTGGAGCACAGACACGCCCTGAGTAAGCATTCACATAGcatttctctgaagaaaaagatctaCTGATGCTTATCATTCAGCCTCCTCCATGTATCTAAACAGAGGCACTATCAGCACATGAGTcttaaaaccaacaaaaaaagcacccagggagaaaaaagaaaaaaaaatcgttattaaaaaaattatgccaCACAATCCCTCCTCTCACCAGAGCAAGGTCgttgtgctgtccctgctcctccactGGGGCATGCTGGGAGAGGTACACCAGGTAAGCACTGATGGTCTGGGGATCTGTCTCCATGTGGATGGCCTAGAATGAGAATTCCTTTCATCAGGAATCAGAATTTAATGGAAACAAGCACCAGCATAAGCAAAATTCTTCTGCAAGCACGTAACCATGTCAATATCACAGCCAGATCCAGGTTGTTTAGATTTGTTTTAGCACTAGTAGAAAAAAACAAGCTTGACACTCATCCCTTCAGCTGCTTCCACCCACCTGCTGCAAGGCCAGAGCTGTGGTGGCTCTCACACTGTCAAACAGGGGCAGCCTCGGGAGGTCTCTCAGCAGCCACTGAtatccctgcagcagctcggAATCGCCGGAGTCTTCCTCCATGGGGTGatccttctcctccccatcaCGCATTCCTCCTTCTGACAGCACCAAGGACAGGCCCTGCACAAGTCACACACAGATACAGCTGTTGCATGTGAAGCCACAGCTGGACTGCTGGTTTTATACTAGTGAATATAACAGAAACATGCTTCAAACACCAAAGAATGATCCAAATGCAGCACACAAAAGGTTTCCAGTTCATATGATGTGTTTTCTTGATGGATAACCTGCTGGAAATTTCAGTCTGAGCATGATCTTTCTGAGCTCACTGCAATTCTCTTTGCCTTGTCTATGCTCCAGAGCACCAGGCACACACTCACACTCCTCACAGACTACAGCCTCTGCCAATTACACCACATGGCACACAATCTCCTGATTCTACACCTGAACTTCACAGGAAACATAGTAAAATCCAGCTCTATCTTAAATACAACTTAGCTGTTGAACAATAActcctgagcagcagggagcagaagtGTATTTGATGGGGTTTGGAGATTGAGACAAGTCACTGAAGAAGGATTACTTGGAACCATTTTACTGTGCTAGCTCTGTACTCAAGATAACCtagggctctgccctgggcttcAGACAGAGCCTAGTCAAGATGATTCTCATTCTGCTCACCTTCATGGCCAGGACCCGGGAAGCCACCTGGGAGGAACTCAGGCGCCGCAGGAAGTAGTCGAGCACCTCACAGGTTGTCTGCTCATCTGCTTTGGGTCCCAACAGCAAGTCTTGCAAGCGTCCAAGCAACTGCCTCTGTTTCTGTTGTCTCTGTGGAGTGATAATTTGGCCTGTCCAGTGAGATCAAATCTGGGATGCACAGAAAGTAGGTAACAGAAGGGATCCTCAAGAGACTGCTCACCTGGCGTTTCTTGGCACGCTGGTCCTTACTCTCaccctcctcttcttcttcacCTGAGGTCGATTCATCAGCAGCATCATGAAGCAGGAACTCACAAAGACACTGCACGGGCAGGACGTCCAAGGAGCCCTCACTGGACTGAACCAGATCTGCCAGCCATGGCATTGACTGTGACGAGGCCTGGGAAGGATGAGAGTAACAGGATCAGCAGAACACAGATGCAGCACACTGATCATTTCATTCCTGAGCAGCAAACCACCCTGCCCTGAATCTCACTTAGCTTCCTTTTGCCCCTCACTCTACTCAAGTTTCAGAGGTGAGGGACCCCGTCCCACCACAGCCCACCTGTCTCTGAATGATGTTGAGAAGAAAGTCAGGATGGCGACTGCGGCACAGGAGGTGGCCCAGGCGAAGTGACTGGTTCAGGCTTTTCACCTGCTCCAGGACATGGGGTGGAGGTCTGCGAGGGGGGCCCCTGTCACAGAAACAGCAAGTTACCCACAGGCTGACACACTCACTCTGATGGGATGAGGATCAGTCAGTTCTGCAGTGCATGAGGGGTTTATAGGAAGGTGGCAGGCAGGCTGGAACCAGACAATCTTCCAGccaaaaccattctgtgatcccaTGGGCTACCACACCACAGGGTTCTTCTTCCCCACATCAACCAGGGTTTCCTGATGAGTGTTGTTAACCAGGATTTCACAATGATACAAGAATGCAGAAGGCTACTTACTGAGGGTCCAGACTTGTCAGCTGGGACAGCAagaggctgctgctttctgtaattgtttgttttgtggatgcagctgccagaTGACCCTCAAATGCAAGAAtctcctgtttttctctctgggaGATTTGAAGTTCACGATTAATCATCTCCGTGCGTGTCTCCTCATCCGTCAAGGTGCATTGAGGATAGGAATAATTACTgagaaaataagtttaaaagaaggaaatggTTATCTTGTTCTATTCAAAATTCATGAACCACAGTAAGAAAGAATACAGAACCTCGGCTCTGAtagaaaatgtagaaaaaacCAAGTAGTTTGTCAGTGGAGCCAGGAGACTGAGACCTCAGCAATGCACAGCAGTCattcccctccccctttttctcAGCTTTATTCCCTTGCTTATAATATTTTTGTCGAGGGAAGGCACTTTTCCCACTCCAACTGCAGTGCTGATGCCAGTTTATTTTACACAAGTCTCACTGGAAAGGAAGGAGTCGCATGGCACAAACTTAattcagaaatgtgttttttcagtGGTCTGTTTGATATATGAAAGAATTTAACCATACTAACTTGGTCATGACCATTTCCATGAGCATCTTCAGAGAGGGATACTCCTCCCATGCAGCCAGACCTGCAGCAGAGAAGAACAATAAggaatacaggaaaaaatacagcctTTATATATACTTTAACACATTCTAAGGTGGGGAGACACAAACTCACTTGAGAACAACTCATAACACTCCAAGCACAAACAAGGCAATTCCAGCCACATGCTGGTCCAAATCCCACCCCCACACATTTTTCACCCACAGAGGATACACAGTTATTTCACTGCAGTTACCtcaccagcccagcacagccttgcaTACAAGCAACCaaacttctgcagcagcagaccCGGTATCCTGAGAAATGCCCACACTCACCAATGTTTTCAGGATTGAATGCAGCCACTACAAGCAGGAGAGGCCAGGCTTTCCAGTAGAGAGTAGAAATAGCTAGATTTGGAGGCTGGTACCTGCAAAAGCCATCATAAGAGATAAGTGGTCAAGTTTTGTTCCTTAAGCCCATCTCAAGTTTGCTTTTCTCCTTAATCATGCATTGTTTAGATTCAGTCATGCCAGTTCAGTGCTTTTCCCAACAATcagccacacacacagacacaaatcattttgggagggacagcaggattCAGCTGAAGATTTCTAGGGAAGAAAGGTCAGTGCTTGCAGACCAAAGTACATTCCATGACTCAGGTCTTGATTGCTCTAGAGAGATATCCATCTAAATATGACCCTGAAAAAGCCTTCCTTGTCATTTTGTTACAAATTTTAATTGAGAAAAACATCTTAAAATCTGTGAGCTAGGGATGTTAGTCACAAGGTGAAAATGAGCTAGATCACAGCAAGATTATCTGTGTGATAAGTCTTACCCTGGGGGTAGCTGGATATTCTCTGGATGGTGATAAGTGCACAGATTTAAGACTGCATCGATCAGCTGGATTCTTTCTACCCTCAGGACCTCAACAtctggaggagaagaaaagagtgAACAAGTTATTGACCTGTCTACCTGCCTGAAAGTCCTTCAAGCATCACAGTATAAGACAAATTTTACTTCAAGCAAGTATGTTATTGTGGGCTTGCTCTCATGAtattacagaaacaaaaaaatcaacatttaaaGAGCAacaacacttaaaaaaatcctaTAAGTCAATACATAAGGATATGGAGCTTTTCAGCAGCAATCTGGTCTAAATTCTTAAGGGTGCTTTTTTCACTTAAgggtacttttttttcccccaatgcATCCAGTATGATACTTGTAACTTTTTCAGAACTTGGATACACTCCTTCAGGTAAGCAACAAATCTGATCAGAACTTCTGGAGCTGGAGGTAactaaaaatgcatttcaacTTTGTTGCAAATTTTCAGACTCACTCTAATTCTGAGTCTTCCAGTATATGAAATGGTGCAGAATTTAAAATCCTATATGAGAGACTGGATGTATTTTGAGAGGATACAGCAAAGTCTAGATCCTTCCACAAGCACTGAGCAGTTCAAGATCATTCTTTGCCATTAACCAGTCAGCACTAAGAGCATGTAAGATTTAGAATCAAACTCTGACAGCACAAACACATACAGCTCAGCTGAATGGACGTATTTCCCAGCAATGCAGGAATTTAGACAAATGCTAAATGAATTCATAAAAGGGGAAAGAGTAAAGATTGCTTTTGTAACTGCTATTCTCTAAGTGTCCCAATAATGGACTTGGGAAGAGCACACAATTGCTTAATTAATTTAACTTCCAATCCTTCCATTTTTGCATAGCctataaatttcattttacagtATGTACAAAGGACTAAATTGAATTTAAAAGCGCTGACTCAAAACTCTGGGTGGTTGTTCACAGTCCTTCATTCTCCACACAACCAATAATTTCCCAAACACTCCATGATACAAAATTAGTAACAGAGAGAAACAGTAAGAGAAAATAAGAAGCTTCTCTAGTGAGAAAGCAACAGCAGTCCATGTCTGGCTTTGAGCCAAATGCTTAGCCATCACGACTAAAATACGCTTAAAATGATGCAAAGGCTCTTTGGTAGGTGGTAGGAGCTGTCTCAGCCCTGAGTGGCAATAGGAGGATGTGGAGACAGAAGCAAGCACAGGCTGGtgggagctctgtgcagcctcaccatctgcctgcacagctgcagccctcTTCACCAAGTGGTCGGCGAGCTCCATGGCATCGGCGGGGCCCAGGGGCAGGTCCCGCGACAGCCCGATCACCAGGATGCGCATCAGGGTGTCCTCCAGGATGGGCACCTCGGAGCACAGGCGAAGGAAGAAGCTGCAGGAGACACCAGATAACAATCACACCTCTTTGGACAGCAGTGTGAGGGCTCCTGGAACCCTCCACAGACCCTACAGCTCATGGGAGCAGAAGACACATCACAGCTTAGTTTACATCACCTTCCCTGATCTCCGGCTCCAAATGCAACTATTTGAAACAAATATCTGAGTATCACTTGCATTGCCTTGCACCTCTCTGCTTCAGCCTGGAGTCTGAGCTTCCTAAGTCACCCTAGTTACCCACGCACTGCGGGGCTGCCCTCCTTACAACTATAGTGTCAAGATGCAGAACAGCTTGGCACAGGGAACAGGaatgcaggaggaagaggaacaGATGGAGAGTGGAACAACACCCCCCAATTTTATGGCAGTGTAacagatgaagaaaatctgAGCACAGTTCCAAGCCTTTCCAACGCAGAGCTATATAAGGATCACCAGGAAACACCCattcctctgcctccagctAGAGCAGCTCCCCACCTGCACCCACGGGAGGGGCACACACTCACTTGCGGTCACTCTCGGGGGGCCAGTTGTCCCATTTGTAGTAGGTTTCTGGCTGTTCTGTGAAGAGCACCTTGTGGAGGCTGTAGAGATGAAGAGGACAGTAAATACCATCTGTGAGGCTTAAGAACATAAAACAGTCCAGTCTCCCCCAAGTCCTGCTAAAGCTCCCCAACCTACACATGAAGGAGCCCCCTCAGATAACTGAGTCTAGCAAAGGTAACAACATGATTCAGAACAGAAAGGATTATACAGTATGGGCTGTGGGGTTTTATACTTTAACTTATCTTGCTTACTATTAATTCTGGCTTGAGCTGCCTCAGTAATGCATTGTGTCAAGACCCCAGGATACCATGTGTCCTCCAAAAGACAGAACTATCTGTGGAGCCCTCAGCCATAGAGCCTTAAAAAGGAtgtcaaacaaaaaaaccaacaagaaGTCCACAGGGAAATCATTTGGTCAGATAGCTAAAAATCCCCTACTGAGTGGACCCAAATAAtataaatcagaaatattttccattagcATATGCTTATGGTACGAGGATGCACCTGAAGGAATTTCAGAGATGGAGACACCTGAACCGTGCTAAAACTgtttctgctccctgtgtgaAAATGGGAGAGAAATCTAACCAAACCCCAGTGGTTTTCATAATATATCACCCTGTTGGGGAAGAGACTGGTTATGTACAGACATGAGCAGGCTGACTCTCACCAGTGCACATAGTCCTTTGGAGCCAGCTTGCTGATAGATGGAACAACTGTATGCAGCCACCAGACAGCATCACGTTGGATAGCAGCAATTTGGTTCTGGAAAGAGCGCAGCACTTCCAGGTCTGAAAAACAGTCAGGTCACAAAATACACACATGGGCCCCATCAGAAGCGTGGTGGTTTCAGGACAGTAACCAGGACTCTGAGAGATCAACagtaaatcacagaatcacagaatggtttgggttggaaggaaccttaaagatcatcttgttccaatgCCTGCACCACAGGCAGGGATACTTTCCACTAAGGAAGGGGAACCAGAGGAGAATATGAGAAAGACTTGAGCCCCCCAGCTCTGACAGCGTAGGTTCTTTGCTTTCTGACACGTGCTGCAGCAAAACCCCCAACACAAAGAACAGATGGATTAGTTTTGTAAGAAGGCATGTGGGCAGTCATGTCAGTGGCACACCAAAGGCCTGTCTTCCCAGCCCCTTAACCCTTACAGCTGCCTCTTCAGTTCTGAGGTCCCTCCACGCACAGCTCCCTTTCCCAGCCTCTCAGCCACTGGTTTCAGGGATAGAAGAAGCACCTGGCCATGCAAATGCCACATCTCCTATCTCTGTCAATCCCAGGATGACAGCAGGCTCCCAACCCCAGCTGATGTTCTCCCAGCATCAGGGGCAGATATCTACCACGATGCCCATCCTCAGAGAGAACCTAGGTTCTTCTGCTtactctttttctctcctttgtcCCAAGCAATTCCAGCCTCCTTCACCTGGGCTGTGATACCAAGCATCATGGAGACAGCTAGCAGGTCGGTTATGTGGATGACAAACCGCTccttaaaatagaaaagaaaaaaaaaaagacttgaaTAGcaacagccagagctgccttcTGGAAGTGTTTTGTCATCAAAAATGATGAATGTGGATGTTTGGAAATGAGATATGGGAGTGCTGCTATGAGACACACAAATAGTGACTCAGACACCgaagagcaaaagaaagaatGGCCAGGAAAGCAGACACAGAAGAGCTCAGTGCATCACTGGCAcatccagcagcacaagggTCCACAGTGGTACCTTGAATTCCATCTCTGCATACAGGGCCTCCTTCCGCTCCTGCATGAGACCCAGACAGAAGGCCTGGAAGTTGATCTCATGTTTGGTCTGTTTGATGATCTCTCTCAGCAGAGCCCGTGAAGCTCGCAGGTAATCGTCCTTGGTGGTCAGCAGGTCCTGGAACACCATTGCCAGGTACTAGGGccacacagagagaaaacttTCAGTGCACTGTATGGGTCTGCATCCACAAAATGAAGAGACACAAGGAAAGCATGCTGGAGGTATCCTTTCCTTCAGACCCCTGGGGAGCTGTAATAATGTTTCTCTCATGAAACTGCATTATCACCCAGAATGTGGGAGCTAAAAAATGCCCATTTATGTTTATTGCTAGCAAGAATAATCATATAATTTCAAAAAAGTATGCTACAGATCAGACAGCTGTCTGTGAAAAGATTCATCTGAGCCTCAGAACAACTAAATCTGTCAGGTTCTGGGTTCTGGGGTTACCATTAGTCATCAAAGACACTGCACCTACCTTTGGAGcttgctctgagctgtgctgaagcACAGTATACAGAATCTGCATGTTGTTGGGATTTCTTGCATTCGAGAGTTCATTGAAAATCACAAACTTAATGGTGGTGCCCAGGTTATCCCTGTGTGCATTCAGCAGCTCTCTGCAAGGGAAGACCAGGGATACCTGAACTGACATTTCATTGCAGAAGGACACatcctttttcatttctccttcaaGTATTGAGCACACAAAAGTGAAAAGGATGGAACAACATATATCAAAGGACAACATGAAGAACAAtatcaaagaaagaaagatttctaGGACAATGAAATTCATTAAAATGAACACAAGACACTCCATGCCCCAAGCTGGGGGTATTTATAACCACTGTGCAGGGACACTGAGACTGTCAAGGCCCTGGGCACGGCTCCCAGAGTGCTCCCTCTTCCTGTCACAGACCCAGTCACTCACCTGATACACAGCATGTAGTGGTTGAGAAGGACTTTTGGCTTGAGACGGATTTTGATCAGGTTGGAGATAACTTCCATGTCCTCTGAGCTGTGGGTGTTACAGTTCATACAGACTGACATCAGCAAGTCCTGAGCTGGCTTGGTCaactgcagagaaagagcagaaaggtTCCAGCCACTCACCATTACAAACCAGAAATGTAACTGGCGTGCAGTGTGCAGCCCTCCTGGCTGGAATCCAGACCAGGGTTGttcttcagcagctcctctccttaCCTTTGGGTTCTGCAGCCACATCTCCAGCCTCTGCACAGCCATCTGACGCACCTCTTTGTAGCCACAGGTTGCTGTCAGCAGCCGGAGGAGGTTCCTGGAGACATTGTCCATGGGCT
Encoded here:
- the INTS1 gene encoding integrator complex subunit 1 isoform X1 — encoded protein: MNRPKAAAVRRPSAVPKPSAHPPPGDFIALGSKGQSGEGKAAVTLLKPAPPGLPSERKRDAAAALAGPAGLPGLTKRPKLSSTPPLSALGRLAEAAVAEKRAISPSIKEPSVIPIEVVPTVLLDEIEAAEAEGNDDRIEGVLCGAVKQLKMNRAKPDTTLYLSLMYLAKIKPNIFATEGVIEALCSLLRRDASINFKAKGNSLVSVLACNLLMAAYEEDENWPEIFVKVYIEDSLGERIWVDSPHCKTFVDNIQTAFNTKMPPKTMLLHGEVGRSGGDLSAGSSPHPSMTEEEDSQSELLIAEEKMSPEQAGQLMPRYEDLAESVEEYVLDMLRDQLNRRQPMDNVSRNLLRLLTATCGYKEVRQMAVQRLEMWLQNPKLTKPAQDLLMSVCMNCNTHSSEDMEVISNLIKIRLKPKVLLNHYMLCIRELLNAHRDNLGTTIKFVIFNELSNARNPNNMQILYTVLQHSSEQAPKYLAMVFQDLLTTKDDYLRASRALLREIIKQTKHEINFQAFCLGLMQERKEALYAEMEFKERFVIHITDLLAVSMMLGITAQVKEAGIAWDKGEKKNLEVLRSFQNQIAAIQRDAVWWLHTVVPSISKLAPKDYVHCLHKVLFTEQPETYYKWDNWPPESDRNFFLRLCSEVPILEDTLMRILVIGLSRDLPLGPADAMELADHLVKRAAAVQADDVEVLRVERIQLIDAVLNLCTYHHPENIQLPPGYQPPNLAISTLYWKAWPLLLVVAAFNPENIGLAAWEEYPSLKMLMEMVMTNNYSYPQCTLTDEETRTEMINRELQISQREKQEILAFEGHLAAASTKQTITESSSLLLSQLTSLDPQGPPRRPPPHVLEQVKSLNQSLRLGHLLCRSRHPDFLLNIIQRQASSQSMPWLADLVQSSEGSLDVLPVQCLCEFLLHDAADESTSGEEEEEGESKDQRAKKRQRQQKQRQLLGRLQDLLLGPKADEQTTCEVLDYFLRRLSSSQVASRVLAMKGLSLVLSEGGMRDGEEKDHPMEEDSGDSELLQGYQWLLRDLPRLPLFDSVRATTALALQQAIHMETDPQTISAYLVYLSQHAPVEEQGQHNDLALDVARLIVERSTIMSHLFSKLSYSAESDAVLVALLSIFSRYIKRMRQSKEGEEVYSWSESQDQVFLRWTSGETATMHILVVHAMVILLTLGPPQAGDGDFYTLLDIWFPEKKPLPTAFLVDTSEEALLLPDWLKLRMIRSEVPRLVDAALQDLEPQQLLLFVQSFGIPVSSMSKLLQYLDQAVSHDPQTLEQNIMDKNYMAHLVEVQHERGATGGQTFHSLLTASLPARRDSAETARSKSSPENSQNQSRIRALSQVRVLGPEDDLAGIFLQLFPLTPDPRWQNSSLRPLALALQQALGQELAHIRQGAAASGATASGATASGVTASGATSSGVTSSSVTSSGATSSGVTASGITARLLQALAALLNSAHSGALVMAMHRHHFISCPLMRQLYQYHRSMPQDTAFSSLFFKVLMQMLQWLENPAVEDGPLRAQLKAFAVQYSSRHRISDVRGGFLHLTEALSFRRDPDLISSTVCAIIATLKSGEKCNVEPELISKVLQGLIETHSPYLEELLTVLFSATVETTARCPAMKPIAVVCSLLLQDKEETPVKKEVESCSAESAWPGPASGLLNDWLEMLDPEVISSCPDLQQKLLFSWNKAGSQVPSFRPYLLALLTHQSSWSTLHQCIRLLLGRNREQRFDPTASLDFLWACIHIPRIWQGRDQRTPQKRREEFVLHLKASELISMVELILAEAETRYQNTDEASCTLIQSRLPLLLSCSHGDLENIKKVTEYLTSCIQQWGSSSVGKCCQDLLLQIYLQLPELLVPMPEMLLTSEGARDSSTCKLDALVHRFINLLADTSDSKSSESRVWDANMACRKLAVAHPILLLRHLPMIAALLHGRVHLNFQEFRQQNHLTFFIHVLGILELLQPQVFQNEHQAALWDCLLSFIRLLLNYRKSSRHLAAFISKFVQFIHKYITCNAQAAVSFLQKHSDPLHDLSSDNSDLAMLKSLLAGLSLPSKSGILDRGSDEEKDDEAAAGSLPLVSVSLFTPLTPAEMAPYMKRLSRGQTVEDILEVLTDIDEMSRRRPEILAFFATNLQKLMSSAEDSCRNLAFSLALRSIQNNPSIAADFLPTYMYCLGSRDFEVVQTALRNLPEYTLLCQEHAAVLLHRAFLVGMYGQIDTSSQISEALKILHMEAMI